Genomic window (Arachis hypogaea cultivar Tifrunner chromosome 13, arahy.Tifrunner.gnm2.J5K5, whole genome shotgun sequence):
TGAAATAGAATAGGATTGATGTCTGACCGTAGATAATAACAAAGACTAAAAATTCACATGCAAGGAGCAACAAGAAAACTAACCTGTAGAATTAGaaagttaaataattatataatttaactgCAAGAGCCATTCATTACCTAAGATTCCACGACTCCATTTGCATACCATTCAACGAAAAAACAATTTTATTACAAATGGTGGGTGGCTTGTTTGTATGTAGGTCACCATCATATTGCGTTTTCCATTATGTAAATTACTAAACAATAGgaattacaaataaataaatatacgcGTGCACATGCACAGTAACATATTATTATATATGTCACCCCCTTTCCTAGTCCTTTCcttactctatatatatttaaaaaaaaaattactatgccctaaaattattaatatttttagtagtaattcataaatataaaaaattcatcatgtggatttaatttaaaatgttatatatgtttttaatttacatattattatattaataaaaataattattttttatatttaaaatattataaatagaatttaattttaatatactgtaAGTATAAAAATAACTTTACACGTGCATCCTGTTacgttcataaaaaataattatttttattgagggTATGAATAGTCATTCAAAAAGACGAATGTAATTATAcgactttataaaatattttacactctcagtgtatcaaaattaaactgaatataattaaattattaatatgtaATTAGAGAGGGGAATTTGTGTATAAATTGGAGAAGTGAAGTCCCTTGAAAACCTCTTACATTCCCATAGTCATCTTATCCTtgtgcagagagagagagagagttggtcAATTCATATCCATCCTCATATTATGTTTCTTTGCATATTCTCCCTTATCATCTTTCCTTTCATCGCCTCCAGATTTTAGATTATAAGATTATTACACCTTTATTTATTTTCCCTCCTTGCCCATAGTCTTTGACACACACACAACACTTTTTCCATCCTCTAGAATCTTCCTTCTCTATAtagatacatacatacataccatCTAATCCATCATCAGCAACCATCTTAATTATTGATTAACAGAACCTCAGCTTTGTTCTATTCTTGttcatcataatcatcatattcatataCATACATGCAGTTATGTATGTCTGAATTTGAGAGAGATATCACCAAGAATGTCTCCAGTAATCTGTGAGATCCTCCTCTCTGGCTTCACAATCAACTCAACTCTAAGACGCCGCAGTCATTTGGTTCAATCTTTCTCAGTTGTTTTCCTTTACTGGTTCTACGTTTTCTCATGAACTAGCCcttcattcatcattcataataTTCCCagctttctcctttttcatttcaAACCATTTTaccatcaaaattcaaaatcaaatagttagtaatatatatatagatagatagatatatagttATGGCTTCTCCAATTAGCGGAGGCTACTCTGGCTCTGGCTCTGAGGGAGATCCACAGCAGCATATAATGGAtcaaaggaagaggaagagaatgcAATCGAATCGGGAATCGGCGAGGAGATCGAGGATGAGGAAGCAGCAGCATCTTGATAGCCTGATTTCCCAGACTGATGAGCTGAAGAAGGAGAACAGCCAGATCAGCACAAGCATAGGGATCACCACAGAGCTTTATCTCAACATAGAATCTGAGAATGCAATCTTGAGGGCTCAGATGGCTGAACTTTCCAACAGGTTGCATTCTCTCAATGACATCATCAATTACATCAACTCTGTGTCTAGCACCACCACCGGCAACCACCACTTTCTTCATGCTCATGAGGCTCAGGAGACTCTTTTCAATGATTGTGGCTTCATGGACCCTTTCAACTCTCTGGCTGCTAATCAACCAATCATggacatgctcatgtattgaatgaCTCATTCATTCTTCAAATTGAATCATCTGTTAAGagatgtgtgtgtttttttacttttcttttccttttctttaggTGATGCTTTCTAGTAtttgtttcttgtttttcttgtaatGTTAATCATTAGTATCAGTTATTTCATTTGTTGTATCAGACAATATTGATTAAGGGCTCTGTATATTTTGAGAAGGGgagttttcttctcttctctttctatttttctttctttttttcattaatCACGTTTAATGCGAGTTTATATATGATGTGTTGAGTAGGTATTAGCACATAGATTATTGTAATAATATaagatggaaaagtataggtagacaatgaaaatattaaacaatgtgaataatgaatgtattggatgttcattttactaagtgtgtagatggttattctaatattaagatttaagtgaataattta
Coding sequences:
- the LOC112792700 gene encoding bZIP transcription factor 44 — protein: MASPISGGYSGSGSEGDPQQHIMDQRKRKRMQSNRESARRSRMRKQQHLDSLISQTDELKKENSQISTSIGITTELYLNIESENAILRAQMAELSNRLHSLNDIINYINSVSSTTTGNHHFLHAHEAQETLFNDCGFMDPFNSLAANQPIMDMLMY